The genomic segment TGTGGGACGTGCCCTGTTCAGGAGGGACACTTGACAGCGTTcaaacctctccacctgcaTCACCAGCTTAACACCGCAACACCTCATATAGGGACAAGTAAAGCAGAACCTGCTACTGGTCCCCCTTCTGGTCAAAGCGGAGTTGTTCAACAGAGCCCAACCCAGGGATAATCTGATCTGCAACAGCAAGCTACATTTGAATGCAGTCCCATTGCTTTTGAAGCTCTTGTTTCTCACTTCCTGTTCCCAACTTCTCCTGTTGTCTTCTGACACTGTCAGTAGTCACAGACCTGCAATTTCCAGGATAAGGCTTTATGCTTTCCCCCTCACTAGTACATCTCTCAAGCTCTAGAGTAACTCACACTGTTCTAACCTGCAACATCTTCTCCCAGGGAACAATTTCTGACAACCTGACAACGCTGTCCTGGTTGTGTGCCGTGACTCAGAAGAGCACCAACAATACTGTGGTGATGCCTCACCAATTCCTGGCCATGTGCCATGCTGCAAAATTTGGTATGGATCTAATACCAGTGTTTTCCTTACCATTgtattagccccccccccccaaacaactcCTCCCTTAAAGGTCAAGTTATTTATATTTTCTATATAAATcacagatcacaacagaagttatttaaggttacttttcctatagaacaggtctatacattgtgCCTTTTatcaacaaactaaatagccttatgttatttacacaacagcttgtcattttttatcTCTACGCGGTCGTACGTTTATAATTCCACTCcactctctgtattgcgcatggcggagttccaCCCCAATGCGCGGGCACAGACACATGTGCGCATACACAGGTGAGCGTGCTCCTGCATAGAGAGAGCGCGTCGGAAAAAATGTCTAtattatatatccatccatccataccgcttatcctactggggggggggggggtccggagcctatcccggaagtaatgggcacaagacagggaacaacccaggatggggggccagcccatcacagggcacactcacacatcactcactcacacatgcacacatacgggcaatttagcaactccaattagcctcagcatgtttttggactgtggggggaaaccggagtacccggaggaaagcccacgacgacatggggagaacatgcaaactccacacacatgtgacccaggcggagactcgaacccgggtcccagaggtgtgaggcaacagtgctaaccactgcactatcaCGCCACCcctatgttatatatatatataaaactttaaaaattaaatattctgatgtttagttcagtcGTTATATTGAccgctgtcattaaaagaaacacatgaacacaaTGAATCATGTTGGtgtctgtctgcccccccctcccccccaaaaaaaagctgTAAACGTAgaggaaacactgcaataccaaGTAAATACAGGGCCAGTATTGCCAATACCAATACTGATAGTGATACTTACTTATAGAAGCAGCTTATGCACTGTGATGTAGAGGGGACCAGTGTGTCATGATTTAGGTGGTGATTGCCTCATCAATATGTTCAATTTGAATATATTTTCATGACCACTACATGATTATGTGATTTTTCTCATTGGCATCCAGACTGGTTGCCGTGAGAATTTCCTGGTCATCCTGGACAGTTTGCAAGGGGAATTATTTCATTATAGCCCCAATGCCTGATTTGTTAGAAACACgtgatttaattttaattattttattatttattattttaagatAATTTTAATATTAAGATTAAGTACTTGTAAAATCACTTTGGGACACTAGGAGGTGGTGTACTTATCACTATGGCTAACTTCTGACCAAAGGGTTAAACATCAAAGAGGCTTGGCAAGTATAACTTTACCTAAAATGGACTCCGCAATAGGGTTTATGACCGGGTAAACATTACAACACGAAATGTCCCCTTACGACCAAAGTAGAAACTGCAGCTTCTGAACACGGGCTTTTGTTTTCTATGCTTAAAATGTAGAACTGTCATTGGGCACCACGATTTTGTTCTTTTCACTTCAATTCCTTTGTTTTTAAGGGCGATAGAAATTCTGCGGTTTCATTAGTTGcagtttttttgtaaaaaaaattaatggtAGTATAAAGTAATCCGTGCGAGGCGTATCCAGCTTCCTTATCTCCCCCAAGTACCTTTGCAATACTTGGCACTGCTGTGGGTTCAGTCGGTCTCAGCTTCGTATGATCGGACGAAGCAGAAAAGCAGGACATAAAGAGAAATAACACAAAGGGATAAACATGTTGCAGAGCCTCGCCGGATGGATAGGCGCTGTTATTTATTACCTGTTTGCATTACTTGTGATCGCATTTGCATGTTACTGTTTGTACATAAAGTACATTCACATGAAGTATGATCATATACCCGGACCCCCACGAGACAGGTAAGACGACGCTTAATAACATTTTCGACTTTGGAAaacgatattaataataatcagcGTAGTCAGATCACTGACCGCATCATCTTCACCCTTTTCCTTATTGAAATTACACTTTGTGTAAACTTTGTGTAAACTCTTTACCTTGCAGGATAGCTTCTTACTGCATTAGTCTGTTTTAAACAACGTTTTCATCTAAATAATTTCACCACTAGCAACTGATCTCTTTTGGAATTTGAGTATAATTATTTGTACAGTTGAGCCGGAGCATGCTGGAAAAATGTGAAAGCCCTTATTTGTGTAATTGTAATATTTTTCGTGTTTCCGGATGTCACGATCGCTTCTGCCTGTCATGCGTGAACCTTTTCTGATCTTTGCGTGTTTCCCCCCGTGTTTCATACTGTCCGGCGTAGGTTCCGCGTTGTCTTGGTTTGCTGCACGTTACAATACATACCGTGGTGATTAAATCAAGAAACATTTTTATAATATCCAAAATTACAGCTTATCAGAATTTAAAGTTCTTCCAACATGAATAGGGGAGACGTATTTTAATCATATTTCTTCAGTGACAGCTATGCcacatcacaaaataaatagtttaaacAAGAAATTTGAAGAAGGCATATGATCAAAATTAGAGAAAGATTTATTATATTGAACTTGacgatttttttaaatctaatcTGAAATATCTGGCAACCCCAATCTATTTGGCAACATTGATTGGCATTTTGCAAGATGATGGATGTACCTCTCCAAGGTGATTCAACAAAAGGTTGATCAGATGAAGGCTGATGGATTGACCCTCTTAGCCAATGGAAGATAAGTTAGTCATTCCAAGAGCTTCATTTCTCAAGTATTGAATATGTACaataaaagtttttttaaaaaagtctTTCAAGTCCCGGACAAGATTAGTTGCCCGCATACGACAAGCATGCGAATGAACAGGATGACAGAGAGACGTTTTCATGGAGGATCAGTTCAACAGCTGGAATTGCTCTCCAAACTATTTCTGGGCAGGGCGAGAACTTGTCTTGTTACTTGTCTAGTATCAGAACATGCGGATCCTTCCCTACAAACATCACCTAGTCAACCAATCATTTTTATACAAGACAGTGCCCCTTACCACACTGCCAGATGGGTGAAGCAATTCCTCAAAGCTGAGAAAACCAAGGTGATGATATGGCCAGCCCAGAGTCCTGATCACAACCCTATCGAGAATCTCTGGAAGGTAATTGGTGACAGAATGATGGCAAACAAACCCACTACAGATTCCAAAGTGTGGAAGATACTGGAAGGCGAGTCAAACAAAATCAAGTCAGTGTGAGAAATTGGTTATATCCTGTAGGCGCTGATATGCCAGTCATTGAAAGCAAGGGCCTCTATGCTTCCTAAGTTGACAGAATTCATTTGTAGGGTTCTTCTACAAAAAACAATTAATGGTTCTCTAATTTTGATCACATAAGTTGTCATGTTTCCGATTGTCATGTGTGCAACCGGCCTTTTTTGAGTTTTATTGTACATATTCAGTATTTGAGAAATGAAACTCTTGGAATGAGTAACTTCTCTTCCATTGGCGTAGAGGGTCATTCCACCGGCCTTCATCTGATCATCCTGACGTTATGGGAGTTCGGTCACCTTGGAGAGGTCCACCATCTTGAAAAATTGCCTATCAATGTTGCCAAATAGATTTAAGATATTTCAGATTAGATCCAAAAACTGTCAAGTTTAGTATAATAAATCTTTCCCTAATCATTTTGTGATGTGGCATTGTTTTTACAGatgaaatatgattaaaataCATCTCTTCTATTCATGTGCGAGTAACTTTGAATTTGGATACGCAGTGACTTTGCATATTACAAAAACGTCTCATTCCCTACTTTTGATTGCCACTGTATAGACTCAAATGACTGATGGATAATGAATACCTTTGGACAAGGTCATTGTTCTAGGTGTACCTTAATAATAAAGGTTGATAACGTTCCTATGTGTGGATCCCTTTCAGCTTTTTCTTAGGGCACTCCACTTCAATAACAAGACAATTGAAAGCAAACCAGTTGGTGCATGATTTATTCCTGGAATGGTGAGAAGAGTCTCCACAGTCTACTTTTGCTATGACATTTAACCGGGcttaattgattgattaattgccTAATTGCCTTTCACACCTTAAGCTCTTGATCACATATTGGCATTGGCATTCTGCGCAGGTCTCTCAAGTATGGCCCTGTCTGCCGACTCAACATGCTTCATTATGTAGCCATAACCGTCGCAAGCCCAGAAGCCACAAAGGTGCACAGACGTTGTACGACAGACtctagtgtttctcaaactttaTTGAACATatgaattccatccatccattttccaacctgcttatcctcctgggttgtggggggtcctgagcctatcccagaagctacgggcacgaagcgggaaacaacccaggagggggggccaGCCATATGAATGCCTGAATAATTAACTCCTAAAAATGATTAAATGTCCTTATAAAACACACTATGAAGTTAATTTGGAGATGTCTGCTTATATGCGACTCATTCTTGCCTTTCCTTGATCCACAGGAATTCCTGATGTCATCAAAATACCCCAAGGATGCTTTGACCTACAAAAAGCTCTTCGACTTTTTCGGGACAAGGTAATTTAAAAACACTCACACTGGTGCCCTTTAAAGAAGTACCAAATTTTTTAAAGCagagttcattttaaagggactTTTCATTTGATGATGACTTCTTTTCTTTCATAATCATTCAATGACTATGGCTCTTCCATGGGTTtgttacataagaacataataaaACGAGACCTTGAACCTCAGGAACGGGGAATGGAGGCacagtgatcccaggagctaagttgcccagggctttatgcccctggtagggtcacccaaggcaaacaggtcctgggtgaggaaccagacgaagtgcggttcacaagaccccttatgatgagaaaaataatAGATCCAGGATTTCCCTCACCCGGACGccgggcctgggggtggggctcgatggcgagcacctggtggccaggcctgcacccatggggcctggtcgggtagAGCCTaaagaaggcacgtgggtcccccctccaatgggcatgctggagggactatgtctctcggctggcctgggaacgcctcaggattcccctggaggagctggataaagtggccggggagagggaagtctatTGAAAATATAGACATGCTGCATATATAATTTTTGCTTTGATTTGAGGACGGGAGTGCTGAACAGGGGCTTTTCGGAGTAAGACATAAAATGATACTTTATAGGACCCGAGAGAAGCTCTTTTAGAAACAGGAGTGAGGAATAAACAGAGAACGCATGATGGGTATGATATGTGCAAATGGGTCACAAGGTTGGCTGTGTGCTTAGGCATGTGAGAGCAGACTTCTGACTTTGCCCGAGTCCTTAGATGTTTCCACCGGTTATTGTGTCATCGTCCAGTGTTGGCCTGCTAGCAGAGCCCCTACCCTGTATTCACTTACCTTGCCTTCTTGATAACTTTACATGCTATTGTCTTTTTGTTTACTCTGCCTCTTTTTCTGTGAACTTCCTCTGATTCTGGTTACAGAAAATTAGATAAAACAATACATGAAATCtccaaaaaaactaaataagtataaaaattttgatttaatttcAATTTGTTTTCAATGTAGATTTCTGGGAAATGGCCTGCTTACGAACACAGACCACGATTACTGGTACAAACAGCGCCGGATTATGGACCCCGCCTTTAGCAATACGTAAGGACAGCCACTGTCTGCCATGACATCTCTCCTCACTGCTTAGATATATCTCATACCTTCTCATCAAAGGCCATAACTGTGGCATTTGCCTTCATTACCACTGCATTATCTTATTTGTACACTGTGTTTTTCCAGAGTTACTGCAAGTCTCTTCACAGCTGATTTTCCTAAAgcaaaagaaaacattaaaaacagaaaaaatgcaATTTTCCTCTAATGCATTTCCCAGAAAATAAACTTCTGGGTACTTGAATGTAAGCTGCTCATGTACGATGCCTGCCAAAGGCACAGTACTAATGTACTTTGGCAAAAGCTGTTGGTGAGAGACATTGTTTGTGACAGGTACCTGAGGGGGTTAATGGAGACCTTTAATGAGCGTGCGGAGTTTCTGGTAGAGAAGCTAGAAGAAGCTGCGAAGAACAACACATCTGTGCACATGCACAGCCTGCTCAACTGTGTTACCCTTAGTGTCATTGCCAAGGTGCTGCCACCTCTCTCTTTGTGTCTGTTTGTCTCATCCTTCTCTCTCCATTCAacctatattttttttctgtagtaTTGTCTCCCAATCTGgtctttggggacccacagacagtctacAGACAGTTTAAAGATTCTGGATGGTGTGTAACTGAAGAGTAAATCCTTTAAATGTTCATTTTAAAAGTAGCACCATCTGGAGACACAGATTTGTAGAGCTGTATTATCAGCAATGCTATGAAATTGTGGTGAAGTGGTGGGTCTGAGgatagggatctgtgccagcaactggATGTTGGTTCTAATCCCCTCAATGCCCAGAGCGATtctactctgttgggcccttgagcaaggccataaacctgcaattgctttgtcctgggtatgacttTAATCTACATCTACCACATGGATGTAGATTAAGGAGGTCTTCtaacttacaggggaaaacgTGGGGGttagtggcaggattggcattcCAGTCAGCAGAATATAACTTACAGTGGTCCgtttggactagtgtggtgcagAGGTATTGCCCGCCACATGCTTGCACTCAGGATCTCGTCCCTGAGGTTTGTCGTGTGGTGGATGCAGCAACACGCTATAATCGGTGCATGTTCTTCACCTGGATGCGCCTCCTatagaactgtattccatgctCCTAAGGGGAGTAGGTGTAGGCTAAAAAGAATTAGGCCTAATATATAGCCTTGAGGTACACCACAGGAGGAATAACCATCACATATGATGTCCTACCCGTGAGATATAACATAAACCACAACTCCTGCAACACCAACCCAATGTTGTATTCTGTTCAGCTGAAGCTTGTCAATTGTGCAAAAGGTTGCACTAAAATGTGACAGTGGCactgatttgttttgttttcccacTTTATCCATTCATGCTCATGTCATAACCTTTGTTAACCTTGTCCGTTCATATTCAAGTCATTGCTCATTGGAGTTTTACTTACTGATAAGTGGTCCTTGGacaacaccaaaaaaaaaagattggttctaagagataaccaatcagattgtagaggaggtgggaccaagacatctgattagtTGGTCCCGACTCCTCTAGTAGCTTGcacccacctcctctgcaatctgatttgTTATCTCTCTGTTATCCTTTTTTCATTCTGTCctcaacatttttgtgtaagtaaaactcccatgagctaggTCATCCACCTAATTCACTAATTGTCTTTCAGGTCGCATTTGGTATTGACTTGAATTTGCTAGAAACTGATACTCCATTTCCTAAGGCTATAGAAGCATGCTTGAAGGGTATGGTGAACTATCTCAGAGATCCAATGATACAGGTGAGGAAATTTGGTTAATTTGCTGAAATGAGTGGAAAACACTAAATGTCATGATAATTTTCTTTAACGTGTAACTCTCAACCCTTTGTCAATGTTTAGCTGAAGCCGTGGATGTGGGGTTTTATTAAAGAGGTGAAAGAGGCCATACGATTTCTACGTAGGACTGGGGAAGAGTGTATCAGGGAGAGGAAGAATGCTATCAAGAATGGGGAGGAGGTGCCAAAGGACATCCTTACCCAGATTCTGAAAACCGCCGGTATGTTCACATGCCTCAAAGTGCTCCATGGAATATGGGTAATAGCAATTCTTGTTGCTATTAATACTTCATGCCACCTTATTAATTCACACTttgttttgtcatttattttaacAGAACTAGAGGAGCATGATGATCACGAGCAAATGCTGGACAACTTCCTTACTTTCTTTATAGCTGGTGAGACACTTCTCTGTGCTTTTTGGAACATGTCCTGTTCCCTAACGGAACCTTGGCAAAACATAGTACATGTCTATGCTGAAAGAGTCTGTGATGTCAGATCAGTGTATGAAGCAGTTTCAGTGTGACCTTAATCTATTTTACTTTTTGCAGGGCAAGAAACCACAGCCAATCAGTTGTCCTTTGCTGTACTGGAACTTGGAAGGCACCCTGAAATACTAGAGAAGTATGAAAAAGCTATATccaaaaatgaaacattttcatTGGGAAATACATTGTATTTTCCACATATATACATAGAACTATATAGGAAACCTGAAAACCTGAAACTGTCAGTGATTTCTTTTTGTAGAATCAGGCAGGAGGTGGATGATGTCCTGGGTGTAAGGCAGGACATTCAGTATGAGGACCTGGGGAAGCTGAGCTACATGTCCCAGGTAACATCGACACAGCAGAAAAGCACCATGATACCAGTGCTTAGAAAATGAGCAGCATAATTTCAGTAACTATTGGAGAATGACTGATGGTTCATATTCACAGGTCCTGAAGGAGACACTCAGATTGTACCCCACAGCTCCTGGAACCTCACGGTGGATTGCTGAAGACGTGGTCATAGAAGGAATTCACATTCCCGGAGGGCTTCCAGTTGTAGTTAAGATTATTAATTGTTGGCTATAAAGTTTAAGAAAAACCATTCAGTTGTATTGAGTTGTTGGTTAAGTGATTTCTTTTTACATTCCATGATTGCTAAGTTATGTTCAGCTTCTcctcttttccttttttctctTGGAAATATGTAGATGAACTCTTATGTGTCAGGGAGGATGGAAGCTTTCTTCCCAGATCCGCTGAAGTTTGATCCTGAAAGATTTCACCCTGATGCCCCAAAGTAGGTCTACGTATCCGATTTAGTATGACGGCG from the Brienomyrus brachyistius isolate T26 chromosome 19, BBRACH_0.4, whole genome shotgun sequence genome contains:
- the LOC125714556 gene encoding cholesterol 24-hydroxylase-like isoform X4, coding for MKYDHIPGPPRDSFFLGHSTSITRRLKANQLVHDLFLEWSLKYGPVCRINMLHYVAITVASPEATKEFLMSSKYPKDALTYKKLFDFFGTRFLGNGLLTNTDHDYWYKQRRIMDPAFSNTYLRGLMETFNERAEFLVEKLEEAAKNNTSVHMHSLLNCVTLSVIAKVAFGIDLNLLETDTPFPKAIEACLKGMVNYLRDPMIQLKPWMWGFIKEVKEAIRFLRRTGEECIRERKNAIKNGEEVPKDILTQILKTAELEEHDDHEQMLDNFLTFFIAGQETTANQLSFAVLELGRHPEILEKIRQEVDDVLGVRQDIQYEDLGKLSYMSQVLKETLRLYPTAPGTSRWIAEDVVIEGIHIPGGLPVVMNSYVSGRMEAFFPDPLKFDPERFHPDAPKPYYTYFPFALGPRSCLGQTFSQMEAKVVLAKLVQRFHFHLLPGQSFEIMDMGTLRPSSGVLCNIKSRSQAS
- the LOC125714556 gene encoding cholesterol 24-hydroxylase-like isoform X5; protein product: MSSKYPKDALTCNKLFDFFGTRFLGNGLLTNTDHDYWYKQRRIMDPAFSNTYLRGLMETFNERAEFLVEKLEEAAKNNTSVHMHSLLNCVTLSVIAKVAFGIDLNLLETDTPFPKAIEACLKGMVNYLRDPMIQLKPWMWGFIKEVKEAIRFLRRTGEECIRERKNAIKNGEEVPKDILTQILKTAELEEHDDHEQMLDNFLTFFIAGQETTANQLSFAVLELGRHPEILEKIRQEVDDVLGVRQDIQYEDLGKLSYMSQVLKETLRLYPTAPGTSRWIAEDVVIEGIHIPGGLPVVMNSYVSGRMEAFFPDPLKFDPERFHPDAPKPYYTYFPFALGPRSCLGQTFSQMEAKVVLAKLVQRFHFHLLPGQSFEIMDMGTLRPSSGVLCNIKSRSQAS
- the LOC125714556 gene encoding cholesterol 24-hydroxylase-like isoform X1 → MLQSLAGWIGAVIYYLFALLVIAFACYCLYIKYIHMKYDHIPGPPRDSFFLGHSTSITRQLKANQLVHDLFLEWSLKYGPVCRLNMLHYVAITVASPEATKEFLMSSKYPKDALTYKKLFDFFGTRFLGNGLLTNTDHDYWYKQRRIMDPAFSNTYLRGLMETFNERAEFLVEKLEEAAKNNTSVHMHSLLNCVTLSVIAKVAFGIDLNLLETDTPFPKAIEACLKGMVNYLRDPMIQLKPWMWGFIKEVKEAIRFLRRTGEECIRERKNAIKNGEEVPKDILTQILKTAELEEHDDHEQMLDNFLTFFIAGQETTANQLSFAVLELGRHPEILEKIRQEVDDVLGVRQDIQYEDLGKLSYMSQVLKETLRLYPTAPGTSRWIAEDVVIEGIHIPGGLPVVMNSYVSGRMEAFFPDPLKFDPERFHPDAPKPYYTYFPFALGPRSCLGQTFSQMEAKVVLAKLVQRFHFHLLPGQSFEIMDMGTLRPSSGVLCNIKSRSQAS
- the LOC125714556 gene encoding cholesterol 24-hydroxylase-like isoform X3, producing the protein MKYDHIPGPPRDSFFLGHSTSITRRLKANQLVHDLFLEWSLKYGPVCRLNMLHYVAITVASPEATKEFLMSSKYPKDALTYKKLFDFFGTRFLGNGLLTNTDHDYWYKQRRIMDPAFSNTYLRGLMETFNERAEFLVEKLEEAAKNNTSVHMHSLLNCVTLSVIAKVAFGIDLNLLETDTPFPKAIEACLKGMVNYLRDPMIQLKPWMWGFIKEVKEAIRFLRRTGEECIRERKNAIKNGEEVPKDILTQILKTAELEEHDDHEQMLDNFLTFFIAGQETTANQLSFAVLELGRHPEILEKIRQEVDDVLGVRQDIQYEDLGKLSYMSQVLKETLRLYPTAPGTSRWIAEDVVIEGIHIPGGLPVVMNSYVSGRMEAFFPDPLKFDPERFHPDAPKPYYTYFPFALGPRSCLGQTFSQMEAKVVLAKLVQRFHFHLLPGQSFEIMDMGTLRPSSGVLCNIKSRSQAS
- the LOC125714556 gene encoding cholesterol 24-hydroxylase-like isoform X2, with translation MKYDHIPGPPRDSFFLGHSTSITRQLKANQLVHDLFLEWSLKYGPVCRLNMLHYVAITVASPEATKEFLMSSKYPKDALTYKKLFDFFGTRFLGNGLLTNTDHDYWYKQRRIMDPAFSNTYLRGLMETFNERAEFLVEKLEEAAKNNTSVHMHSLLNCVTLSVIAKVAFGIDLNLLETDTPFPKAIEACLKGMVNYLRDPMIQLKPWMWGFIKEVKEAIRFLRRTGEECIRERKNAIKNGEEVPKDILTQILKTAELEEHDDHEQMLDNFLTFFIAGQETTANQLSFAVLELGRHPEILEKIRQEVDDVLGVRQDIQYEDLGKLSYMSQVLKETLRLYPTAPGTSRWIAEDVVIEGIHIPGGLPVVMNSYVSGRMEAFFPDPLKFDPERFHPDAPKPYYTYFPFALGPRSCLGQTFSQMEAKVVLAKLVQRFHFHLLPGQSFEIMDMGTLRPSSGVLCNIKSRSQAS